The DNA segment GTATTTCTTATTATAGCATAGTGGCTCTTCCTTTTAGGAACGGTCTAGCTCACTTGGTGTAAACACTTACATTTACCAAGAACTTAGAGCatctatgtctgtctttctctctgtttttgtttcatAGTGGTGGATGAACAGAATGCTCATACAGATGAACAGGACCTGCAGTCTCCTACAGATGTCAAAAAGGACATGGAGGAGGAAAACAAGGATAATGAGAAGGATGAGGACACTAAAGAACTGGAGAGTCTGCCCTGTGAGTTCAAACTGCAGTCATGAAATAAGTTTTATGAGTGTTGGATTGCATGCAGTTACAGAATGGGTAGTTAAATGCAATACATTCAAGATTGTCTTGTTGCTTCTGATTGATGATAGTGCCCTCTAGAGTTTACAGCAAGAAATgaacataatattaataataataatcataataatcatactAATAATAGAATTGTGCCcttgcataataaaaaaatgaatgctgaAATATGTGGTAAATTATGATATATAATTTGATTTCGATATCATTATAAGCCTTGAAGGTTATACAATAAAATCCCACTGTGATTGTGTGCTAGACAGACCCACTCATCCATGATAGATGAAAGATCTGAAAGATAAGAATCTGATCAAAATAAGTGTattatggaagaaaaaaaaaaggataccaACCTGATAACCCTGCCTTCACTCTTTCTCAGACGTATTCTCTTACAGTCAATGGTCACTTTATAAGGTACAAATGCCTTGTAGCTACACTCATTTGCAGCTTTATTAGCTACACCATGTATACGTAGGTGAAATTTGTAGGTTACCCCATCACCTTTTTAATAGCTTCCAATACCTGCACCCCACCACTGCTTTTCCATCCAACTGTAGAATTTATTCTTTGATATGTTTTGTATCTTCTTGTTTTTATCATGTAATAGCCAtcacagagacagagaagatTCTTATTTGATTCTCTTAAGAATATGTCATTTTTCTTTGACCCGTATAGCAGCGAAGTCACCCTGTTCCCCTACCGAGAGACGTGTGAGTCGCAGCACACAGTCCTGTGGCTCTTTCTCGATTCCTCCCTTCACCACAAGTAAAGAAAACCTTCCTGTCCTCAACACTCGCATCATCTGTCCAGGTATTATTGCACTGATACAAAATAATAACCCAGGAAAGATGAAacgaattaaatatttattaaaagcaccATTGCAGTAATTGTTTGCTAATAAAACCAATCTAATCTGCCGGTGTGTCCAGGCCTGCGTGCTGGCCTTGCTGCCTCTATAGCTGGAAGCTCAATCATCAGCAAGATGTTACTTGCCAACATTGACCCATTTGGAGCCACACCTTTCATTGACCCTGACCCAGATTCATTGTAAGATcctctgatacacacacacacacacacacacacacacacacacacacacacacacacacagtgtgtcaGTTCATATTTATATCTTAGAATAAAAAGACATCATTGTCTTCCAGGAGATTCTAAATCACAAAATCGGATTTGGACGTTTCAGTTATATTTATTCctaacagttttttatttacttccaACTAACGATTTGATATATTTTCctcatatttttaaatatgtgaaaGAAAATTAGGTATAaaggtattttttaatttttgccaAAATGTTTTGAGCCAAATATAAATGCTTATATACTATATTTCTATGTATGCTTATATAACACTTGTAGAGAGGGCTATATGGAGAAGTGTGTCATGAACAATTACTTTGGGATCGGTTTGGATGCCAAGATCTCGCTGGAGTTTAACAACAAGCGAGAGGAACATCCGGAGAAATGCAGGTCAAAGCTCTTTCTCCTCTCTGGCTATTTCATATCAACTGTCATATGATATGCATCATGTGTTTTAACTATTCCTTTGTCCCTCTGTGGTAGGAGTCGCACCAAAAATATGATGTGGTACGGAGTCTTAGGCACTAAGGAGCTACTGCAGAGAACTTACAAGAACCTGGAGCAAAAAGTTCAGTTAGAGGTAAGAAGGCCAGATAGAGTCAGCATTGTGCAAGCCTTTAATTACTAACTAATAACTATTCACATCAGAAATGACATATGCACTGcacatattaattaatttacatacactatatgtaaAAGTTGAATAACGAATGATTGCACTGTATCTTATTTTCTTTGGTTATGTCGCCTTTATTGGATCAAATTTGGTTTTGTATTTGGAAGTGAATCAGTAGGAAGCAAACACTCAGGTTCATTAATGGATTACTATTAATTTCTGCTCTAAAATAAGTCTgagtttgttatttttatatgatgGCTTTTGTAGTGTGATGGACAGTACATCCCGCTTCCCAGTCTCCAAGGAATTGCTGTGCTGAACATCCCAAGTTATGCAGGAGGAACCAACTTCTGGGGTGGGACCAAAGAGGATGATGTAAGTGTCTCTAATAATCCTTGCTCACTCCCCTTCCTGTATCTGCTATACTGTATACATCCCAAGCTTTGGAACTATATTGAAATTAGATTTTTCACTATTAAGAGTTCAgatgatttttgtgtgtgtgatccagcATGCACTGATGTATGGCTTACATCAGGAAAACAAGCCATCCTTGTTTGATATATTTGGCATCTTTTTATATGCACCCACAATAGTCCAAAGTGCAATCATGTAAACTACAATACCCATGACCCCAAACATGCCTCTTGccagcatttattatttaaaggttTATGTACGGTTTTAATGGAGGTGCTGAATGTGCCCATTTACGTTCTCTGTGGTCAGATTCAAGCTGATGCATTTTCTTCAGCAAAATAAACAGGTACAGTCATGTGACAATGAACATAGGCAACTTGCTGTCATTGAGTTGGCCATGAACGTAATGAACAATGACCATGTATACCAAAGAATTTTAGACTCTGAGCCCATCTGTCTAAAAGCTAAAGTTTTGGGTCTTGCAACAGAACAATGAACACAAGCACACCATTAAATCTACAACAGAATGTCTGAATAAGAACAGAATCGAGGTTTTGCAATGGCTCTGTCAAAGTGTCAACTGGATTTAAAAGCTGTGGCAGAACCTTAAGAGTgttgtgcataaacaaatgcccACAAACCTCAACgaactaaaacaatgtttcgAAATTTCTCCACAATGATTTAAGAAACTGATAAAGTCatagaaaatatacaaaacaagTTGTTCCTGCTTAGAGTGGTTCTACAAGCTTTTGAATCATTAGGTGCAGTTTTCCAGTTTTAGGTTGATTTTTGTAAAAGGTGTAATTTATTGTTGCCCgtctgaggttgtatttacttcattttaaaacatgataaGGACCAGATGACTTTTATTATGATCTGATacataaaaccatagaattcatAGAGGGTGtactttcactttcacacaACTGTAGATCTTGATCATTTGATCCCAAACGGAGTGTCTTGGACTTCCTTCTATATATTTCTAACACACAGAAACCTGCCTGCTTATAGCCATTATTCTGTAGGTGTCGGAGTTTCATAACAAATAAGCACCTGCAAAAACCCAAAGCATAGCACCAAGAGTACTATTTTCATTGTATGGTGAGGCAGTTCATATGACATTAAACTTTAGACCTGTTTAGTGTGCTTCTGGCCACAGATATTTTGTCAATTGCTTTTAGACATCTGCTGATAAATACCACTACATGTCTGTCCAAAACTTTAGCAGGGACTTACAACATTTCTCCCGTCCAAGGGATCTGACTGTGCAAGAAGGTATATTGGCAGTGTGATTTTAACCTCAAGTATAAAGCCACAATGAAGACATTCTAACACTAAGTCTGATTTATGATCTGATTCGTGATATAACTAGCTACTGCTTTGAGAACTTGCTCTCCAAGTGATCTGAACTGCACGGGTTGTGCAAGCTgcccctatgctcctcctttttTCTTAAACAATAAGTATAAGAAATAGGTTACTTTTACAGCAtcttttgtaaaattaaaacGTGTTATCACACTTTAGAAAATTAATCTAAATGGTATAAATGGGAATTTCACCCGACTCTCCCTCTTTGACAGTGATTCATCCCTTGAAAGTGATTTCAAATTTCAACAAGCACAATCTAAAACAATAATTTCTATTCATGATGTGCAACAGATATTATCAATAAAAAGTATGAGTACAATGCTTTTATCTCTCCCATTAGATATTCTGTGCTCCATCCTTTGATGACAAAATCTTGGAAGTAGTAGCTGTGTTTGGGAGTATGCAAATGGCTGTATCCAGAGTGATCAAGCTCCAGCATCACCGTATTGCACAGGTACACTTTAAAAACATAACTTCAAAATGTCAGATAAGATTTGAAATAATTCTCCAGACTGTACTGAAATACTCATATGCTGTCAAAATTCGATCGTGTTATAGTGCCGAACAGTGAAGATTACCATCCTAGGAGATGAAGGGGTGCCTATTCAAGTGGATGGAGAAGCCTGGATCCAGCCTCCTGGAGTAATTAAGATCCAGCACAAGAATAGAGCCCAGATGCTGACCAGAGATAGAGTAAGTGACAGTGAGCAGGttcagactgaaaaaaaaaaaactcaggttCTGCTGCTTGCAGTCtaatttcttgcttttttttccctacagGCATTTGAGAACACTCTAAAGTCCTGGGAGGACAAGTTGAAGTATGACAAGCCTCCACTGAGGCCACACCTGTACTCGCAGCACTCTGTAGACTTAGCCACTGAGGAGGAAGCTTCActtgtgcagatgtgtgcgCGTGCAGCAGAGGAGCTCATCACCAGGATCTGTGAGGCCGCCAAGACGAACGGACTTTTAGAACAAGAGCTTGCTCATGCTGTCAATGCTGCATCTCACGCCATCAACAAAACTCATCCGAAGTTCCCTGAGGTGAGGTAGcagtttaatataaaacatgcaAACCACTAATCATAATAAAAACTTATGCACATTTGACTGAAGATGTGTTTTAATATAATCCGCTGTATGTGTTTTGTTTAGAGTCTGACAAGGAACACAGCCATTGAGGTGACCAGCACCGTGAAGGCTCTGCACAACGAGACTGAATCGCTTCTAGTGGGACGAGTGTCATTGGTTAGGCAATATTGAAAGTTCAGTGCTTACATCTTATTTCTACATGGTCATTGCAGTCTATGACTGTAATGTTAGGTCCTGTTTCATTTTGTGGGATTGTGTCTGTACAGCAACTTGACCCTCCTGATGAGGAGTTATTGTCCAGTGCTTTGCAGTGTGTTGAGGTGGAGTTGGGCAAGCTGGCTGAGATCCCATGGCTTTACTATATTCTCCAGCCCAATGATGAGGAGGTGAGCCCAGCTTATTATTGAGTATGTagaacagtggtccccaacccccaagCTGTGAAccagcaccggtccgtgggtcaattggtaccgggccgcacaaaAAGAAtgcataacttacattatttccattttattgcatgtcatgatgcgttctaccttcttaaaggggctgctccggccgctaacacgatacattaccgctaaattcaaaacCCCAAGCtggcaaaaagaacaaaaacaaccccgtggatttacatttattatcatatttagaaaatgccagtttttatgccggtcgtataattttatttagttgtatttatccgccacaccttaaaggccgatccgtgaaaatattgtctgtggcgcaaaaaatgttggggaccactgatgtaGAACAAACTCTAGGCATGTGATGTGTAATAGTGTGAGACAGATTGCAGCATACACCATCATTCAGCACATTTTTACTATTACGCGCATGTCCATCACTAACATATCCATTACCAATACGCTCAACACCCATAAGTAACGTACACATCACATGCATGTCCTTCACCAACTGTGGTGGATGAAGTATataaagcatgtacttgagtaaaagtagagatacactttgtaaaatattactccagtaaaagtaaaagtgctcctattaaatgtttacttgagtaaaagtacagaattattggctttcaaatgtacttaaatatccaaaCTACTATGACtttttatggctataatgttcctattatcatttttattacaagactctttgcttaatcacaGTTTGTTTGAAAAGACTcttaatgttactcttaacacaacAATAAGTTAAACActaattgatatctattaaaattatcattggcccaaaaccttcttttttaactacttcaaaaaaattGCACTAATAAGGCCACGTGTGCTGTAATAAGTTAAAGTCAGgagttttttccatcatttattccccTCAAATTGTTCAAAACAGAGTGTGCAGTCTACACTGTTTGATGGCTTGCTGCTTGTTTGAAGAGTTCAATTTTTTTccactcgtaaataaaaaggaacgactgatttcacaaaatgtagttgagtaaaaagtctatttgactttgaaatgaagttaaagtctccccaaatgaaaatgtacttccttactgtccaccagtgTTCACCAATATGTCCGGCTCGACCGGTGCCAACATTCCATACCTGTCCATCACCCATATGTTCAAACATGCCTGTCATGCCACCACATGCTCAATGTGTCCATAGTAacatcagaaaacacacacatcaccagtCCATCACCAGCATGCTCAACATTTAAAAGACCAACATCTTCAAAACTAAAATGCCCATTACCAACATGCACATAATCATATTAAACATGCTTTCCCAACACCAAAATACTAAACACCCACATTCAGAAACATTTACTTGAATTGTATGTTTGTGATAGGACCACTCTCTGGAGTATGGCAAGAGAAACAGCCGAAGTGGCATGTTCCGTATTGTGCCAAAGTTCAAGAAAGAGAAAGCACTAAAGAAGTCCAGCCCACAGTCAGGTAAGATTTTGTGATGCTCTGAAATTAAACACACCAAGAATTTCATAGCTGGACATTAGGAGTTGGCATTTTTTAACCATAAGGTTGCCCGATTGCGGTTTGCACTTGAGAGGAATAACATAGCCCTATTTACCAATGCCACAGTTCAGAGTGAAATAATTATGTGGCTGACCTTTTGAATCCATCACGGCAGTGCTGTGAGGCATGTTTGATGCCATAGACCTTCATGTAGCATCTgtaaccccccaccccccttccAAGAGTTCTTTGTTCTGTGACGTCCTCAATACAACCCAACCATCCATGAGCATCCTGCACCTCCTTTGTACATGATTGTTGTCCTGTGAGTCAGATACAGTCTCATGTGTCCACACGTGAACAGCAGGCACAAACCGCTAGGACAAAGAAGTTCATGAAAGGAAAACCATTAACATGCATCcacaaataaatcagaaatcCTATTTCGAGTAGTTTTAGGTTGAAATGTATGAATTGGGAATGGTCAGTTAGGTAGCACTTCTCAACAATTGAAAATGTTCAAAACAGTTTTATGGATTCTAGGAGGCTGTAAAGATTATAAATCATTGCttacaattaaaagaaatggCCCCTGGGTGTTTCTGAGGATGATGTCAGCGTTTAAGCTTAACGATGTCTATCTGACGCATGGCTTTCGGCCTGTACATGAACAAGTGAATGGCTGGATGGAAGAGGACAGTTGAAACCATGGTTCAGGGTCCAGAGATAGATCATCAGGGTGCATAGGCTTAAACCTCCCATCCTccctgctttctctctctctctctctctctcttgttctttctctcttctgctGTCTCTTGTGTCTGCTCTGAATGCAGTGGTGAATGTCTCACTCTGATAACCTGCATGCGAGAAATGACCCTCTGGATGTGTGCCAGTGACCAGAGACTTCGTACCAAACCAAAACCTGTTTAACCCTCTTTTAGCCAGCTGCTGCCGCCACTcctttctgtctcttctctttctgtttttgattCCTTCCTCCCTgtgtggttgttgttgttgttgttgttttgttttattttgttgtaccTCGGCCCCCATGACTCCGTTTGCTCATGTCCTTCGCGGCGTGTCCGGGGCTTGGAGACTGAAGGGGCCTTGTTGCTCTTGACTTGTGTAGTTCAGAGGTGGGGCACTGAGGAAGTGGGCGCCTGGCTGGAGCAGCTCAGCTTGGGGGAATACAAAGACACCTTCATCCGCCACGACATCCGCGGCTCCGAGCTCCTTCACCTGGAGAGGAGGGACCTGAAGGTATACACACATGCCCCTTTCGTGCCTCACAATGTTCCTCAGAATAAGCAGAActttatctctctccctttagcTTTCACTGACTCTGTCTCTGTATCTTTTCTGTCCTTTTTACCTGACCCTGTTTGCTGTTTCGTGCTGCACTGCTCTGCTTGGCTTCCTTTGTGCGAGTGTCGTTTGAAACTGGAACCTACTTACATGCTAACTAACTGTTTGTGGCCCTGCCATGATAGAGCTTTGGAAAATGTTGGGATTAGAATAGAGTCAGTGAGAGGTGAAAAGGTGGAGAGGGGAGATCCGCTCACACTGAGGGCATCTAAATAGAGTGACTGCACCTGCAGCATGGTGTGACACATGCATCAGCTCGTGTTGTGTGTTATAGACACATTAGTTCACTGGTGTCGGTCGCTAAGAGTAAATGAGCatgcatttgtttgtatttcCTGAGTACAACAAGGCGTCCGTGTGCGAgagtgtgagtatatgtgtgtgtctgtccgttggtgtgtgtgtgtcacatggCAGGAACAAGAAGAGATTCGATTCAATGAATCAAACAAGTGCAAATCTGCTGCTAAATACAATCGCACAGCCACATAATATGCTCCTAAATGAATAAACCAGTATCTAAAAAACCCACCATTGACCATATTCCCATCATTGTATTTTCCTATCATTTGCACTTGTTGAGTATATTATGGTTTCATACGTGTATTGTCTCAGATGTCACATAAATCACACTTAGCAGAACTGCGCAAAAAGACAAGTCTTGTGTGTATCACTTAAACATCCACTACTTAAAACCTCATCTGCAACCTGGCTTCTCCAATGTTGTTTCTGTAGCATTAATTGTACGTTTATTATTTGTGGTGAATGTGTCAACAGTCTTAATGATAATATATGACATATGTTGTAGCCTTGAAAAAAATTACGTATTTCTTCACCAGACTTCCAGCAAACGGacaaaaacaaccaaaatgTTTTGTCTATTCGTacactgggggaaaaaaacttcaCAGAATACAGCTGCAGTCACATGACCAATATTATATAGTCATTCCAGAATAAAACGCCTGGAAATGGTGAAATGCATCAATTTAGTATTTGGTCTTTTTCTCTTATTTCAGGTCAGAGATTTTTCACATCCCATGTGTTGACAAaccagtaaaaaaatgtttgctatTATTGTTGCTTGTTTAGGgtgaaaaattatattattcataaatattttaagcTCTGATAccagcaaatttgttatttgtaTGAAGCCTTTTACCAAATGAATGGTAGTTTAAAAGTGTTCAGATTTTGCTTTCGTAAAGGAGGGAGCATTGCCATGTAGTTTTGCCAATACATTGTATTTTTAAGTACAAATTCATTCAGTCATGAACATATAGATTTAGttttttagatcatttttaACCTGTTCTCAAAGCATGAATAATTTGACGTGGTTAAATGTGTATGTACACACCAACCTAAATAGATctcctttattttaaataaaataaaaagtgctaCTCTGAGAAATTGATGTTCTTTCTTTGCTGTACATGTAATTCACAAACTGCAAATATGCCATTATTATTTGCACAGGATCTGGGGATCTCGAAGGTGGGTCATATGAAGAGAATTCTCCAGGGAACTAAAGAGCTGGCCAAGAGTGCCATGGTGGACCTGTGAGGCTCAAGGAGTCCTTTCCTTCAGGAGAAGTGAACATTTTACACAGCTGCATTGTCTGGATGAGCTCGGTAACGAGGGGGGGGCTTTAGAGTACCTGCGAATGTGTTGTTTTAGTACGCGTGCTGGTGCCAAAAGAATCGTAGTGGTTGAATATTTTCAGGAGGTTGTTcgatttacaaaaacaaaaacggagaaaaaaaaaaaaagccatttctTATTGCATTGATGGCACAATCAGGTATGCAAACTCTCATTGCAGAGGCAACTTCTGGCATCTTAAAAAGAGTCAAGTAGCAAAACAGGACTTCCATAAAGTGTTCACTGTGGGTGAAGCAAGGCCGGGTAATAGCTTGCTGGCGTTTCGCCTTGTGGTGGATGGCTACAGTAGGACCGAGACGTGATGTGTCAGCAATATTCTTCTTTCGACAgcactgtttacattttaaggAGACAGGAAAATGGCTGCTGAAGAGTTGCACTCAAATTGCATAGCAAATGGTTTTTCAGGCCGGGAAGCAAGTCGAGTGAGCAGTGACATTCTGATGCATGTTGAATTTGCTTGATTTTTGGATATCTATTTCACTGCATGATtagtgtcgtttttttttttattttattattattattattattattgtacaaaaCTAACACTTGAACAAGTTTTATATGACTTTAGTATGATGCCATTTGTTACTACTGAAGCATCCATGTGGTCTTATTAGACTgctgtttcatttctatatatttgtttgcatgAGACTTTCGTGTCAAAGAGCAGTATTTATTGTAAAAGTGTGCTTTATTGTAGGATTTCTTTTCAGTTAGGACAGAAATATCAGTTCTTTAAAGATATCAGTAGAGACAAGTACAGTGAATGCGCCccatgcttttcttttcttttttttttttactaatttgcTTTAGTTTGCATTAGTATGCAAATTCAAAACAAATCgttcattttaaatatcagaTTATTAGCGTGGAAATTAAGATATGAAATAACGGAGTCACTTCTCTGCATTTTGACTGTAGGCCTATTTGGAACATTTAGGTATTTTGCTTGCAATAAGAATCATGTGTTGGTCATAAGATATTGCAGTTGATCTGCAACTTTGCCTAAGTTTCTCATAATTCCTCCAACTAAGGATAAGTTTGATAAGACACCCagatttaaattgtattaagtTGTTGGCATTACAGGGTAAACATGCATAAGTGAGGTTTTTGTTGGTTAATatatgcactgtaaatatgttgAAACAGTCTCTACTGTTAATTCCAGTTGTAAGGAAATGGTTTGTATAGATTAATTTTAGCACGTTATATAGAGCTTACACATTTGATGGTGTATAATGCACCATAAATACAGATgtgatttataataatgtttagTAATCACCTTTATATGTTAAATGCTGTTGTATTCTATTGAAGGtgcaatattgtatttattttgatacattttcTTCTCTATGAAGctttatgtgattttttttttccacacaaaaaaaaagaaatcaattcaTGCACTcgttattttagatattttagtTTAAGGTGGGCTTGTGGACATGCCATATTCTCTCCAAATTCATAAAATCTTCCTTAAGCAAGTCGTCGGTTCACTCTATTCAATTGTGCTTCCAGGATAATTCGTTAGACAACTGGATGTTCTATTAGACTCACTATGGAACTAGCAGAATTGCCTGCTGTGcctcttttattttcattttaacagaGATGTTCATTCTCCACCTTCAGTCATGTCATTTATTAACTTCATGTTGGTTCCTCCTGGGGTGTATGTCATATTAAAGATTTACTATAGGGGGCGGCAGAGCACTTCGTGTGGGTTTAGGTAAACTTTCGATTcctaaaaatacttaaaaataataatagaattacTTATATATTctcaaagtgatttttgattaAGAATTGAGTGTGCATTCAATAACTTTACACTCTGTATGAAGATACATTTAAAAGGCAATTTATGTAAATTCTATAGACATATAGTCAAATATCcagaaattaaaaagaaaaatagcagTACAGCTGGATGTCacattaaaaatgtcatttaaacaTGTCCATCCAGTTGACTGCAGATTAGATGACTTGCTTCCTCTGCTGAACTGTTGTTGTCTCAAACAAACTGTACTGTGTTCAGAACCtctagaacaggggtcaccaacgtggtgcccgcaAGAACCACATGGGTAGActgcgggccttttctaaaaaatagctgttttctactttgttaaatcattgttgataattattatgagaaatcattaacatgatcagtgtcttcacatagatgaatattattaattattaataataacatataataaaagttaaattgagcaaatttgttatttcagatcaaactgaaaactgtgtgtatcaaactggtagcccttcacattaattggTACCCAAGAATT comes from the Silurus meridionalis isolate SWU-2019-XX chromosome 3, ASM1480568v1, whole genome shotgun sequence genome and includes:
- the dgkh gene encoding diacylglycerol kinase eta isoform X6; protein product: MEDWISSLKSVQSREHYETAQFNVEHFSGMHNWYACSHARPTFCNVCRDSLSGVTSHGLSCEVCKFKAHKRCAVRATNNCKWTTLASIGRDIIEDEDGIAMPHQWLEGNLPVSAKCAVCDKTCGSVLRLQDWRCLWCKAMVHTACMDIYPRKCPLGQCKVSIIPPTALNSIDSDGFWKATCPPSCASPLLVFVNSKSGDNQGVKFLRRFKQLLNPAQVFDLINGGPHLGLRLFQKFDNFRILVCGGDGSVGWVLSEIDKLSLHKQCQLGVLPLGTGNDLARVLGWGPSCDDDTQLPQILEKLERASTKMLDRWSIMTYEIKIPPKHSCPATPEEAEDCQFQISEYEDSVAAHLTKILNSDQHSVVISSAKILCETVKDFVAKVGKSYEKSGENTEEAESMAVKCAVLNEKLDSLLQTLNTEAQAMSPPPLTTPPIVEEELEEEELEEEDLSEESLTELKEKMEENATEKDSPHKLFRPREQLMLRANSLKKAVRQIIEQAEKMVDEQNAHTDEQDLQSPTDVKKDMEEENKDNEKDEDTKELESLPSAKSPCSPTERRVSRSTQSCGSFSIPPFTTSKENLPVLNTRIICPGLRAGLAASIAGSSIISKMLLANIDPFGATPFIDPDPDSLEGYMEKCVMNNYFGIGLDAKISLEFNNKREEHPEKCRSRTKNMMWYGVLGTKELLQRTYKNLEQKVQLECDGQYIPLPSLQGIAVLNIPSYAGGTNFWGGTKEDDIFCAPSFDDKILEVVAVFGSMQMAVSRVIKLQHHRIAQCRTVKITILGDEGVPIQVDGEAWIQPPGVIKIQHKNRAQMLTRDRAFENTLKSWEDKLKYDKPPLRPHLYSQHSVDLATEEEASLVQMCARAAEELITRICEAAKTNGLLEQELAHAVNAASHAINKTHPKFPESLTRNTAIEVTSTVKALHNETESLLVGRVSLQLDPPDEELLSSALQCVEVELGKLAEIPWLYYILQPNDEEDHSLEYGKRNSRSGMFRIVPKFKKEKALKKSSPQSVQRWGTEEVGAWLEQLSLGEYKDTFIRHDIRGSELLHLERRDLKDLGISKVGHMKRILQGTKELAKSAMVDL